In Pseudomonas grandcourensis, the DNA window ACCATGCCCACGCGGGAACGCAGTTTCGGCAGATTGGTCTTCGGATCGGCGATGGAGGTGCCGTCGACCACGATGTCGCCTTTCTGGAACGGTTCCAGGGCGTTGACGCACTTGATCAGGGTCGATTTGCCGGAACCGGATGGCCCGCACACCACGATCACTTCACCTTTCTTGACCTCGGTGCTGCAATCAGTCAGTACCTGGAAGTCCCCATACCACTTGTTGATGCTTTTGATAGAGATCATACGGCGAACCTTTTTTGCAGACGCTTGACCAGCAGCGAGGCGGAAAAGCTGATGATGAAGTACACGAGACCCGCGAAAATCAGGAACTCATTGGAGCGGCCAATGATGTCGCCACTGGCGCGCGAAGCATTGAGGAAGTCCACCAGGCCGACGGCGTAGACCAGCGAGGTGTCCTGAAACAGGATGATGCTCTGTTGCAGCAACAGCGGCGTCATCTTGCGGAACGCTTGCGGCAGGATGATCAGGCGCATCATCTGCCCGTAGGACATGCCCAGTGCCTGGGCAGCACCCATCTGGCCCTTGGGAATCGACTGCACACCGGCGCGGACGATTTCGCAGAAGTACGCGGCTTCGAACATCATGAAGGCCACGATGCACGAAGCGAACGCGCCGATCGGCGTGTCTTCGCCGGTGATCCAGCGCAGCACGAACGGTACCGCCAGGTAGAACCAGGTGATCACCAGCAGCAGCGGGATCGAGCGGAAATAGTTGACGTAGGCGCCGGCCAGGTTCGACAGCAGTTTGTTGTGCGACAGACGGCACAGCGCCAGGAGGGTGCCGAGGATGATGCCGCCGATCACGCCCATGGCCATCAGCTTGAGGGTCATGATCATGCCGTTCCACAGGCCCGGCAGGGACGGGATGATGCCCGAGAAGTCGAATTCCATCATTTACCCCCTACGGAGATCAGGCCCGGTACGGCGACTTTCTTCTCGACCAGGCGCATCAGCAACATCAGGCTCATGTTCAGGGTGAAGTAGATCAGCGTTGCCAGGGTAAAGGCTTCGAACAGGTTGGCGGAGAACTCGGCGGTCTGTTTGGTCTGCGCGAGCAACTCCATCAAGCCGATCAGCGAGGCCACGGAGGTGTTCTTGAAGACGTTCAAAAATTCCGAGGTAAGCGGCGGAATGATGATCCGGTAGGCCTGGGGCAGCAGCACGTTCCAGTAGATCTGCGGCAGCTTGAAACCCATGGCGCGGGCGGCGGATTCCTGGCCTTTTGGCAGGGCCTGGATACCGGTGCGCACCTGTTCGCAAACCCGGGCGGTGGTGAACAGGCCGAGGCACACGACGACGCTGAGGAAGGCCGAGGTGGTGGGGTTCAGGTCCTGCTTGTACCACTCTTGCAGGTCGGCCGGCAGCAGGTCGGGTACCAGGAAGTACCAGATGAACAGCTGGACCAGCAGCGGCACGTTACGGAAGAGTTCGACGTAGCAGGTGGCGATGCCCGATACGATGCGGTTCGGCACGGTACGCATCACGCCCAGGATCGAGCCCAGTGTCAGGGCGATGATCCAGGCCGCGATGGCGATGCCGATGGTCCAGGCCAGACCGGTCATGTACCAATCGAGATAGGTCTCGCTGCCCACGCCGGTGGACTTGAAGAACACGCCCCAGTCCCAGTTGTAATTCATTAGGGTCTCCCCTCAGTTCAATCGATGTACAAGTGCCCGCTTGGGGGAAGCTCCGTTCCCGCCTGATCTTTACGATCAGGCACACGCCCCCGGCTCGACAGCCACCGGTTCGAGTGTTTCCAAAAAATGCCAGCAGGAAGTGACCACCTCCTGAAAGGGCCAGGGCCCTTTCAGGAGATAAGGTTAGTCAGAAATCAGGACTTCTTGTCGTCAGCCGCTTTATCGGTCGGATTGGCGATCAGGGCCTTGAGCTCGTTGCTCATCGGGAAGTTCAGGTTCAGGCCTTTTGGCGGGATAGGTTGCATGAACCATTTTTCGTAGATCTTGTTGATCTCGCCCGATGCGTAGGTGGCCTTGATGGCGTCATCCACAGCCTTTTTGAACGGTTCGTCGCCTTTGCGCACCATGCAGCCGTAGATTTCGTAGGACTGTGGAGTGCCGGTCACGGCCCAGTCGCTTGCCTTCTTGGCCTTGGCAGCTTCACCGGCCAGCAGGGCGTCGTCCATCATGAAGGCCACTGCGCGGCCGGTTTCCAGCATCTGGAACGACTCGCCGTGGTCTTTGGCGGAGATGACGTTCATGCCCATCTGCTTGTCGGCGTTCATCGCCTTGAGGATGCGCTCGGACGTGGTGCCGGCGGTGGTCACGACGTTCTTGCCGGCCAGATCAGGGAAATCCTTGTACTTGGAGTCTGCCTTGGACAGCAGGCGAGTACCGATTTCGAAGATGCCAACGGAGAAGTCAACTTGCTGCTGACGCTCGACGTTGTTGGTGGTGGAGCCGCACTCGAGGTCCACGGTGCCGTTCTGCACCAGCGGGATACGGGTTTGCGAGGTCACCAGGTTGTACTTGACCTGGAGGTTCGGCATGTCGAGGTCTTTTTTCAGCGCTTCGACGACTTTCAACTGGATGTCGTGGGAGTAGCCGACCGGTTTGCCGGAAGCATCCGCGATGTAGGAAAACGGAATGGAAGCGTCGCGATGCCCGAGGGTGATGACGCCGGACTCTTTGATCTTCTTCAGGGTGCCGGTGAGTTCGGCGGCGAAAACTGGCGTGCTGATCAGAGCGGCAGCAATGGCTGCGCCCAGGATATGGGGAACGATGCGCATCAAATTTTCCTCGACATTGTTTTTTTTATGGAGCCAGTTGATCGGCCCTTTTGTGCTGCAAAACACCTGAGCGCTATTGAGAGTCGGCGCAAAGGACATTCGTCGAAGAAGTGTAGAGCATGACTCGTGCCAGACCAGTCGCAATTGATCAAAGTATTGATTTTTAATGGAATTAAATATTTTTTGCACTGAAATTTCAGTGAAATGATCCGGTTAACCGAACCGACCTGCAGGTCGCGTTCGGAAAACCGAATGGTGGCGGGGTGCTACTCGGGTGTCAGGTGTATTTGCGCTTGTCCGGCGCTGGCGGGAAGTACTGGTACAACCAGGTTTCACTCAGCGTGCGGTCGTTGGTGCGGATGAACAGGCGCAGCTCGACAGGCTCGACGCTGTCATTGGTCGGGTACCAGTCAAACAGGATGCGGTAGCCCTTGATGTCATCGAGCTTGAGCACGCTGAAATCCTTGACCTCGCCGTTCGAGCAAGTGACTACAGGCTCGATGCCCGCGCCTTCAGGCAAGCGGTCCAGGCCGCCGCCAGTGAAGTCCACGGCAAAACGACGGGCCCAGACTGGCGGGTAATGCTCGCCTGGCGCCCAGCCTTCGGTGAAACCGCCCATGCCCGAACGGGTCGCGTTGACCCGCGCCAACGGCGTTCCGACTGGCGGCAATGCGCTCCAGTACAGCTTGTAGCCGTAGTTCAGCGAGTCGCCGGCCGCCACCGGTTTCTTCGGGGTCCAGAAGGCGACGATGTTGTCCATGGTCTCGCCGGTGGTCGGTATCTCCAGCAGATCGACCGAGCCTTCGCCCCATGCGGTGGTCGGTTCTACCCACAGGCTCGGGCGGCGACTGTACCAGTCGACGGTGTCCTGATAGCTGGCGAACTCGTGGTCGGTCTGCACCAGGCCGAAGCCCTTCGGGTCGGTATCGGCGAAGGCATTGAATTGCAGGGTGGCCGGGTTGTTCAGCGGGCGGCAGACCCACTCGCCGTTGCCTCGCCACATGGCCAGGCGGTCGGAGTCGTGGATTTGCGGGTGGATGGTGTCGCACATGCGGCGCTCGTGGGTGCCGCAACTGAACATGCTGGTCATCGGCGCGATGCCTAACTGGTCGATGGCGGTGCGGGCGTTGACGTGGGCATCGATCTCCATCACCACGCGCTCGGCCTGGCAGTCGATATCGAAGCGGTAGGCACCGGTGGCGCTCGGCGAGTCGAGCAGGGCGTAGACCACGAAGCGGGTGCTGTCCTTGTCCGGTGTCTCGAACCAGAACTTGGTGAAATCGGGAAATTCTTCGCGCTTCTTGGCGTAGGTGTCGATGGCCAGCCCGCGGGCCGACAAGCCGTATTGGCCGGTGGCGTCCACCGCACGGAAGTAACTGGCGCCGAGGAAAGACACGACGTCGTGTTTGTCCAGTTCCGGTGCCTTGAACAACTTGAAGCCGGAGAAACCCAGGTCGCCCTTGAGCTGTGCGGTGTCGACCGTGGTGTTTTCATAGTTGAACAGCGACGGGCGGAAATGCACCTCGCGGGCCATCCGGGTTTTCGGATCGACGCTGTACATGCGCACCGGCTGCTTGAACCCCATGCCGACGTGGAAGAACTGCACGTCCAGCTGGCCCTTGAGCTCTTTCCACAACGAATGATTGCCGTCGTAGCGGATCGCATTGAAGTTCTGCGGCGTCATGGTCGCCAGGGTCGGCGGCAACTGTTGCTTGGTGTCCTGGTAGCGATTGCTGGCGAGCTGTTTGGCCTGGAGCTTCAGCGCCTCGAAATCGAACGCGGTGGCCTCGCCATCAGCGGTTCCGCCGCCGGCGGCCCAGGCCTTGGCGGCCAACAGGCCCGTGGCGGACAAACCGGTGTAGGCGGCGATGGCCATGGAGGCTTTGAGCAAGTTCCTGCGGTGCATAAATACAACCTGTCGTGAACAATCCCGCGCCGTTCCTGGCACGTGCTGGATCAGAAATATCGGTTCGGACATGCCTTCGGCCAAACGCAACGGACTTTTAAACAGATGCCCGACAGCTTAAACCGTTCGATTGCAGAGCAAAATTGATTGGTGGCACTGCGCCGGCTCGGCAATGAAACAAGACATGTCGGGAAACAATTCCGACAGGGGTTTCTGATTTACAGGGCATTTCTGCTTTTTTCGACTAATTACTCTAAAAACCGCTTTTCAGCGCCCGGAATATTTCTATTCTGTGCACATGACCGGTTTATGCCCTTCGGACCGGTGCGGTTCAGTGGGCACCCAGCCGCTGCTGAAAAAGGGATAGGGCGATGCGGTTTTTTGCAGTTTTCTTTGACGTTTAGAAGGACATCGTCCATGTCGAAAGTACAAGGCATCACCGAAATGTTGGGAATCTTTCCGTGTCTGGCCCTGGGGCGACGAAGACGCCGGCTCAACAGCGAGGAAATGAAACTGGTGGAACGCTATCGGGAACTGTCGGAGAGCGACAGGATCGCGATGAGGTATCTGGTGGATGCGATGAGGAGTGTTTCGAGGTTTTGAGCAGGCAACCCAAAGGGACGGACTGTGAAGTCTGTCCCTTTTTTCCAGCTCGATTTATCCCTTCAACGGCAGGTGCCTGCGATTGGGAAAGGTCGCTGTACCTGCATCAGCTCAGGCATGTCTCGCCACTTGATCCAGGCGTGATGTTGGTAGTGCAGCAAGGGCACCGAAACTCCGGCCCAATTCAAGGAGCTCAGGCTTGGCAGGTTTTCCACAGGCTCTGATTTCGCATCACGCAGCGAGGGTATGACTTCGTTGCTCAACCACTGGCGCAGATTGCGGTTTTCCGGGACGAAGTGGTGGACCAGCAAGGCGTACATGCCTGATTCGCTGACTATCAGGGTTTCGATCGTTTTGCCGTCCTTGCGCAGCCAGACGGTGCGACGTTGGTCGGGGTCGAGTTTCAGGGTGAGCCGTTCATTCAGGGGTTTGCCCATCAGGCGCCCAAGGTCCTGAACACAGAGCCAGGCTTGGTTGTCTTGCATGAAGGCATGGAGGAAACGGTTGTGGCGGGTGAAGACGGAGGGATCGAAATAGGGAACAGGCGAGCTTTGAGGATGCATTGGCATGGCGTGATTTCCGTTTTGGCTTGGAAAGTCGCCACCAACCTTTCGACAGGTTGGGTGGCGGACCGAGTGACGTTCGAAGCCGGGACACTTCCAATCAAAACGGAAGCCGGAAGGCCCGCGCCACACGGCCCGCCATAAAGCAGAACTGAAGGCATAAAACAGCCACAGTTCTATGGGGGCACACGAGCACCGTTTTGACTTGTTCCGGCTTCGACTCCGGGCCGCTGATTTGGCAGCGACGGAACAAAGCCTATCGGTCAGGCACTCGCGGCGCCAAGTCTACTCTGGCGACGCTTGTTGTAGGAAACGAGGGTTTTTCAGGAAGGCTGCGCCTGTAGGAATTTCCTGTGTTTGCACTGGACAGAACTCGCCCCGAGATCGCACTTGATCCCGGGGCGATTTTCATTAGTGACTAACCTTCCATGCATCCCCCGCAGGTGCCGTACCGTGGTCATACGGCTTGGCGATCCACATGTAGAGCAGGCCCAGGCCAATGACGATGGCCGTGCTCAGTACCATGGCATAGTTGATGTACCACGCGGCATCCGGGGTGCGTGGCCAGGCCATGTTGATGATGGCACCGACACCATAGACCAGTGCGCCGATGTTCACCGCCCAGCCCCAGGCGCCGAGGGTGAATTTGCCGCTTGGTTTCCAGCCCTTCATGCGGGCGTACAGGGCCGCGAGCACGATCATCTGGAACGCCAGGTAGATGCCGATGGCCGCGAAGCTGACGATAGTGGCGACTGCGTCCTGCAGGAAGAAGCCGAGGATGATGATCAGCGCCGGCAGGACGCCGGAGACGAACAGGGCCGCGACAGGAACCTGGGTTGTAGGGGAAATCTTTTTCAGCAGTCGGCTGCCGATGACCATTTCATCACGGGCGTAGGAATACAGCAGACGACTGGCCGCCGCTTGCAGGCTGATCACGCAGGAGATGAAGGAAATCATCACCACACCCATCACCACTTTCGAACCGACCGGGCCGAAGGCGTTGTTGAGAATGGTGGTGACTGGGTCCTTGTCGGTGCCGTTGATCACCGCTTGCATGTCCGGTACGGCCAGGATCAGCGCCAGGCAGGCGAACATCGCTGCGATGCCGCCGATGTAGATGGTCATGCGCATGGCCACCGGGATTTTCTTGCTCGGGTTCGGGGTTTCTTCGGCCACGTCGCCGCAAGCCTCGAAGCCGTAGTACAGGAACATCCCCGCCAGCGACGCGGTGAGGAAGGCCGGCAGGTACGAGCCGTCGACACTGATATCGAAGGTGTTGAACAACACGCTGATGGGCTGATGACGCTCGAAAATCAGCAGGTAAACGCCGACGATCACCGCGCCCACCAGTTCGCAGAGGAAGCCGAACATGGCGATCCGCGCCAGCACTTTGGTGCCGCTGAGGTTGACCAGGGTGGCGAACAACGTCAGGAACAGGGCGATGATGATGTTGGTGTTGTTGCTCGGTTCAAAGCCCATCATGGCGGCGAGGTACGGACCGGCACCGACGGCAACGGCGGCGATGGTTACGCACAGGGCGATGGAGTAGATCCAGCCGACCATCCACGCCCAGCGCTTGCCCACCAGACGACGGGCCCACGGGTACACACCGCCGGAAATCGGGAACTGCGAAACCACTTCACCAAAGATCAGGCACACCAGCAATTGGCCGCAACCGACCAGCAAATAGGCCCAGAACATCGGTGGCCCGCCTGCGGCCAGGCACAGGCCGAACAGGGTATACACCCCGACCACCGGGGACAGGTAGGTGAAGCCCAGGGCGAAGTTCTCCCATAGGCTCATGCTGCGATTGAAGTTGGAGGTGTAACCGAGTTTGCGCAGTTGCTCGGCATCGCTGTCGGCAAGGGCTGCAGAGAGATCGGGTGATGCACTCATGTGTGATTGCTCCGGAAAATCGGCAGATTTCGGATGTCCGAAACCGTGGCGGGGCCTTGGGGGCGCCGCCCGGATCGGTGGTTATTGTTTTGTCTTCTTTGGGGTGGAGCCTGGTGGTGCTGGTGCCGGTTTCTTCCTTGAGGTTGCGGTGACGCCATCGCGAGCAGGCTCGCTCCTACAGGGGAATGCGATCAACTGTAGGAGCGAGCCTGCTCGCGATGCTTTTCTTAATGCTTGAACATCACATGCCGCACTACGGTGTAGTCCTCCAGCCCGTACATGGACATGTCCTTGCCATAGCCGGACAGTTTCTGACCGCCGTGAGGCATTTCACTGACGAGCATGAAGTGCGTATTCACCCAGGTGCAGCCGTACTGCAAGCGCGCTGCCAGGCGATGGGCGCGGCCGACGTCGGCGGTCCACACGGAGGAGGCCAGGCCGTAGTCCGAATCGTTGGCCCAACCCAGCACCTGCGCTTCATCGCTGAATTTGGTGACCGACACCACTGGCCCGAACACTTCGCGACGGACGATCTCGTCGTCTTGTTGTGCATCGGCCAACACGGTCGGTTCGAAGAAGAAACCATTGCCCTCAACTACCTTGCCGCCAGTGATCAAGCGGATGTGCGGCTGGGCGATGGCGCGCTCGACGAAACCGGCAACTCGGTCGCGGTGTTGCGCGGTGATCAGCGGGCCGAGTTCGGTCGACGGATCATCCTGCAAGCCGTACTTGATGCTGCTGACGGCGGCGCCGAGTTTCTCCACGAACTTGTCGTAGATGCCTTCCTGGGCATAGATGCGGCAGGCGGCGGTGCAGTCCTGGCCTGCGTTGTAGAAACCGAAGGTGCGGATGCCTTCGACGGCGGCATCGATGTCGGCGTCGTCGAAGATAATCACCGGGGCTTTGCCGCCCAGTTCCATGTGCATGCGTTTGACGCTGTCGGCGGTGCTGGAAATGATGTTCGAACCGGTGGCAATCGAACCGGTCAGCGACACCATGCGCACTTTCGGGTGGGTCACCAGCGGGCTACCGACGGTAGGACCACGGCCGAACACCAGGTTGAGTACACCGGCCGGGAAGATTTCCGACGCCAGTTCGGCCAGGCGCAGGGCGGTCAGCGGGGTTTGTTCCGACGGCTTGAGCACCACGGTGTTACCGGCAGCCAGGGCCGGGGCGATTTTCCAGGCGACCATCATCAGTGGGTAGTTCCACGGCGCGATGGAGGCGATCACGCCGACCGGGTCGCGGCGGATCATCGAGGTGTGGCCCGGCAGGTACTCGCCACCGGCCGAACCGCTCATGCAGCGGCTGGCGCCAGCGAAGAAACGGAACACGTCGGCAATCGCCGGGATCTCGTCGTTCAGCGCAGCGCTGTAAGGCTTGCCGCAGTTGTCCGATTCCAGCTTGGCCAGCTCTTCGCCGTGGGCTTCGATGGCATCGGCCAGTTTGAGCAGCAGCAGCGAACGCTCTTTCGGCGGGGTATGCGACCAGCTGTCGAACGCGGCGTCGGCGGCGCGTACGGCGGCATCGACCTGGGCTTCGCTGGCTTCGTTGATTTCCACCAGCACCCGGCCCAAGGCCGGGTTGAATACGGGTTGGGCGGGGCCTTCGCCGTCTTGCAGTTGGCCGTTGATCAGTAGTTTGGTTTGCATGGTTCTGTCCTCACTAACACTTTTATTTTTCTGCCTGAACCGGATCTAAATGTAGGAGTGAGCCTGCTCGCGATAGCGGTCTTACAGTCGACATCACTATTGAATGACAGTCAGTCATCGCGAGCAGGCTCACTCCTACAGGGATTCGGTTCCTTCAGTGGTTACTCGGTTATTTCCCACCACTACCCGCAACGCTTTCGCCACCACGGGTCAGGTAATAGGCGCCGAGAATCGGCAGCATGGTCACCAGCATCACCAGCATCGCCACGACGTTGGTCACCGGTACGTCCCGTGGGCGGCTGAGCTGGTTGAGCAGCCACAACGGCAGGGTGCGTTCATGGCCGGCGGTGAAGGTGGTGACGATGATTTCGTCGAACGACAGGGCAAACGCCAGCATGCCGCCGGCCAGCAACGCCGAGCCAAGGTTTGGCAGGACGATGTAGCGGAAGGTCTGCCAGCCGTCGGCGCCGAGGTCCATCGAGGCCTCGATCAAGCTGTGGGAGGTGCGGCGCAAGCGGGCGATGACGTTGTTGTAGACGATCACCACGCAGAAGGTCGCGTGGCCGACGATGATGGTGAACATCCCCGGCTCGATCCCCAGTGTCTTGAAGGTCGCCAGCAGCGCGATCCCGGTGATGATCCCCGGCAGGGCAATCGGCAGGATCAGCATCAGCGAGATGCCTTGCTTGCCGAAGAAGTCCCGGCGGTACAGCGCGGCGGACGCCAGCGTGCCAAGGACCATGGCGATCAGCGTGGCAATCGAGGCGATCTGCAACGACAGCTTGATCGCTTCGAGCACGTCCGGTCGCGAGAACGCTACGCCGATCCATTTCAGGGTGAAGCCCTTGGGTGGAAAGCTGAACGCCGCATCTTCGGTGTTGAAGGCGTACAGGAAGATGATCAGGATCGGGAAGTGCAGGAACACAAGCCCGCCCCAGGCGGCGATACGCAGCCCGATTGAAGCCTTTTCAGAGTGCATCGAAGGCCCCCAGACGTTTGACGATGGACAGGTAGATGGCGATCAGCACGATCGGCACCAGGGTGAAGGCGGCTGCCATCGGCATGTTGCCGATCGCACCTTGCTGGGCGTACACCATGCTGCCGACGAAGTAGCCGGGCGGGCCGACCAGTTGCGGCACGATGAAGTCGCCCAGGGTCAGCGAGAAGGTGAAGATCGAACCTGCGGCAATGCCCGGGATCGACAGCGGCAGAATCACTTGCGTGAAGGTCTGGCGCGGCTTGGCACCGAGGTCGGCGGAGGCTTGCAGCAGCGACGGCGGCAGGCGTTCCAGCGAGGCCTGGATCGGCAGGATCATGAACGGCAGCCAGATGTAGACGAACACCATGAAACGCCCCAGGTGCGAGGTCGACAAGGTGCTGCCGCCGACGCCCGGAATGCCCAGCACGAACTGCAGGACCGGCTCCAGCCCCAGGTGCTGCACGAACCACTGCGCCACGCCGCCCTTGGCCAGCAGCAGCGTCCAGGCGTAGGCCTTGACGATGTAACTGGCCCACATCGGCATCATCACCGCGATGTAGAAAAACGCCTTGGTCTTGCCGGTGGTGTAGCGCGCCATGTAGTAGGCAATCGGGAACGCGACGATGGCGCTGGCAATCGACACCACAATCGCCATGCCCAGGGTGCGCAGGATGATGTCGAAGTTCGACGGCTGGAACAGTGCGGCGAAGTTCGCCAGGGTCAGGTCGGGAGTGACCGCCATGGTGAAGTCGTCGAAGGTGTAGAAGCCTTGCCACAGCAGCGTCAGCAACGAGCCGAGGTAGATCGCGCCGAACCACAGCAGCGGCGGCACCAGCAGCATCGACAGGTACAGGTTCGGCCGGCGGTACAACAGGTTGGAAAACCTGCGCAACGGCGAGCCGCCTGACGAGGTTTGAGAAATAGCCAAGGTGCTCATCTCACACCCCGCCAACGGTGTCGTGCAACTGGACCATCGCTTCCCGCGCCCAGCGTGCGTTGAGGCGCTGCCCGGTCTGGTGTTGGGCGCAGGTGTCCAGCCACTGGTTGTTGGCCTTGCTGATGTTCAGGGTCTGGCCGTTTTCCAGTTTCAGTTCGTAGCGGGTGGCGCTGCCCTGGTACTGGATGTCGTGCAGCAAACCGCTGACTTCGATCTCGTGACTGGCCAGCGGGCCTTCGGCGAAACGCACGTGTTCCGGGCGAATCGAGAACGGCTGCGGATTGCCACTGAGTTGCTTGGCCAGCTCGCCGCGAATCACGTTGGAAGTGCCGACGAATTCCGCCACGAAGGTGGTGGCCGGTTTCATGTACAGGTTGCGCGGACTATCGACTTGTTCGATGCGGCCCTTGTTGAACACGGCCACGCGGTCGGACATCGACAGTGCTTCGGTCTGGTCGTGGGTGACGAAGATGAAGGTGATGCCGAGTTGGCGTTGCAGCTTCTTCAACTCGCCCTGCATTTGCTCGCGCAACTTCAGGTCGAGTGCACCGAGGGGTTCGTCGAGCAGCAGCACCCGTGGACGATTGACCAAGGCGCGGGCCAGGGCCACACGCTGGCGCTGACCGCCGGAGAGTTGCACCGGCTTACGGTCGCCGTAGCCGCCGAGGGCAACCATCTCCAGGGATTCTTCGGCACGCTTGAGGCGCTCGGTCTTGCCGATGCCTTTGACCTTCAAGCCGTAGGCGACGTTGTCGCGCACGTTCATGTGCGGGAACAGTGCGTAATCCTGGAACACGGTGTTCACGTCGCGCTGGTACGGCGGCAGGCCGGCGGCCTCTTCGCCATGAATTCGGATGGAACCTGCGCTCGGTTGTTCAAAACCGGCGATCAGGCGCAAACAGGTGGTCTTGCCCGAGCCGGACGGCCCCAGCATGGAGAAGAACTCGCCGTCCTGGATGTCGATGGAAACCCGGTCTACGGCTTTCACTTCGCCGAATAGACGGGAAACGTTGGTGAACTGGACTGCAAGCGTCATGGTGCGGTGCTCCAAAAAGGCGAAGGCCGTCGCAGCGGCCCTGCCTGGACTTCTGAAAAAGCTGAATCGTGTTCGCGCATGTGTAGCTGGAATACTGACTGTGGCGAGGGGGCTTGCCCCCGTTGGGCTGCGCAGCAGCCCTGAAAGCGGAGATCGCGGTTTGTCGACTGGTTAGAGGAGGGCTTCGCCCTCCAACGGGGGCAAGCCCCCTCGCCACAAAAGCTCCTTTGCCACAGTTGAGCGGTGTGTCAGCGGCCGCCCATGATCGCGATGTAGTCCTGGGTCCAGCGGCTGTACGGCACGAACTTGCCGCCTTCAGCCTGCGGGGTTTTCCAGAAGGCGATCTTGTCGAACTGGTCGAAACCGTTGGTCTTGCAGCCTTCGGCGCCGAGCAGTTCGCTCTCCTTGCACGCCGCCGGAACCGCTGGCAGCGAGCCGAACCAGGCCGCTACGTCACCCTGGACTTTCGGTTGCAGCGACCAGTCCATCCACTTGTAGGCGCAGTTCGGGTGCTTGGCTTCGGCATGCATCATGGTGGTGTCGGCCCAGCCGGTGGCGCCTTCTTTCGGGATGGTCGAGGCGATTGGCTGCTTCTCGTTCATCAGCCCGTTGACCTGATATGGCCAGGCGCCGGAGGCGACCACGCCTTCGTTCTTGAAGTCGCTCATTTGCACGGTCGTGTCATGCCAGTAGCGGTGGATCAGCGGCTGTTGGGCGCGCAGCAGGTCGAGCACGGCCTTGTACTGGGCTTCGGTCAGTTCGTAGGGGTTCTGGATGCCCAGTTCCGGCTTGGCGGTCTTCAGGTACAGCGCCGCGTCGGCGATGTAGATCGGGCCGTCATAGGCCTGCACGCGGCCCTTGTTCGGC includes these proteins:
- a CDS encoding ABC transporter ATP-binding protein; translation: MTLAVQFTNVSRLFGEVKAVDRVSIDIQDGEFFSMLGPSGSGKTTCLRLIAGFEQPSAGSIRIHGEEAAGLPPYQRDVNTVFQDYALFPHMNVRDNVAYGLKVKGIGKTERLKRAEESLEMVALGGYGDRKPVQLSGGQRQRVALARALVNRPRVLLLDEPLGALDLKLREQMQGELKKLQRQLGITFIFVTHDQTEALSMSDRVAVFNKGRIEQVDSPRNLYMKPATTFVAEFVGTSNVIRGELAKQLSGNPQPFSIRPEHVRFAEGPLASHEIEVSGLLHDIQYQGSATRYELKLENGQTLNISKANNQWLDTCAQHQTGQRLNARWAREAMVQLHDTVGGV
- the ydcS gene encoding putative ABC transporter substrate-binding protein YdcS, producing the protein MFVHKTALLSAITTALLASASLQAAEPLKAVGAGEGQLDIVAWPGYIERGESDKAYDWVTGFEKETGCKVNVKTAATSDEMVSLMAKGGYDLVTASGDASLRLIVGKRVQPINTALIPNWKNLDPRLKDGPWYVVNKQTYGTPYQWGPNVLMYNTNVFKTAPTSWGVLFNAENLPDGKPNKGRVQAYDGPIYIADAALYLKTAKPELGIQNPYELTEAQYKAVLDLLRAQQPLIHRYWHDTTVQMSDFKNEGVVASGAWPYQVNGLMNEKQPIASTIPKEGATGWADTTMMHAEAKHPNCAYKWMDWSLQPKVQGDVAAWFGSLPAVPAACKESELLGAEGCKTNGFDQFDKIAFWKTPQAEGGKFVPYSRWTQDYIAIMGGR
- a CDS encoding ABC transporter permease; translation: MSTLAISQTSSGGSPLRRFSNLLYRRPNLYLSMLLVPPLLWFGAIYLGSLLTLLWQGFYTFDDFTMAVTPDLTLANFAALFQPSNFDIILRTLGMAIVVSIASAIVAFPIAYYMARYTTGKTKAFFYIAVMMPMWASYIVKAYAWTLLLAKGGVAQWFVQHLGLEPVLQFVLGIPGVGGSTLSTSHLGRFMVFVYIWLPFMILPIQASLERLPPSLLQASADLGAKPRQTFTQVILPLSIPGIAAGSIFTFSLTLGDFIVPQLVGPPGYFVGSMVYAQQGAIGNMPMAAAFTLVPIVLIAIYLSIVKRLGAFDAL
- a CDS encoding ABC transporter permease, yielding MHSEKASIGLRIAAWGGLVFLHFPILIIFLYAFNTEDAAFSFPPKGFTLKWIGVAFSRPDVLEAIKLSLQIASIATLIAMVLGTLASAALYRRDFFGKQGISLMLILPIALPGIITGIALLATFKTLGIEPGMFTIIVGHATFCVVIVYNNVIARLRRTSHSLIEASMDLGADGWQTFRYIVLPNLGSALLAGGMLAFALSFDEIIVTTFTAGHERTLPLWLLNQLSRPRDVPVTNVVAMLVMLVTMLPILGAYYLTRGGESVAGSGGK